The proteins below come from a single Streptomyces sp. SCSIO 75703 genomic window:
- a CDS encoding YbjQ family protein: MGIEEYGGGQGPAPEVLVVTTNDLPGHRVREVLGEVFGLTVRSRHLGSQIGAGLKSLVGGELRGLTKTLVETRNQAMERLVEQARARGANAVLAFRFDVTEAADVGTEVCAYGTAVVVEREPVG, from the coding sequence ATGGGCATCGAAGAATACGGCGGCGGGCAGGGCCCCGCTCCCGAGGTCCTGGTCGTGACCACCAACGACCTGCCGGGCCATCGCGTGCGGGAAGTGCTGGGAGAGGTCTTCGGGCTGACGGTGCGCTCCCGGCACCTGGGGAGCCAGATCGGCGCCGGGCTGAAGTCACTGGTCGGCGGTGAGCTGCGCGGGCTCACCAAGACACTGGTCGAGACGCGCAACCAGGCGATGGAGCGGCTCGTCGAGCAGGCACGCGCGCGGGGCGCCAACGCCGTGCTGGCGTTCCGCTTCGACGTGACCGAGGCGGCGGACGTGGGCACCGAGGTGTGCGCCTACGGGACCGCCGTCGTGGTCGAGCGGGAGCCCGTCGGGTGA
- a CDS encoding DinB family protein, whose translation MVAHVRAEAQGDERGALLSFLAEQRDAVRRSVLGLTEEQARSRPSASELSLAGLIKHLAEVEQSWIARARQEPPAVDRDQSDWSDCFRLIGDETVASQLAYWEEVAAGTEAYVRGVPSLDDTFPLPKAPWFPPDDRVSVRWLCLHLIRETARHAGHADIIRESLDGASAWDLVAREQEARS comes from the coding sequence ATGGTCGCGCACGTGCGAGCCGAAGCGCAGGGCGACGAGCGAGGGGCCCTCCTGTCCTTCCTGGCGGAGCAGCGGGACGCGGTCCGGCGGTCCGTGCTCGGCCTCACGGAGGAGCAGGCGAGGTCGCGGCCGAGCGCCAGTGAGCTGTCGCTCGCCGGACTGATCAAGCACCTGGCCGAGGTCGAGCAGAGCTGGATCGCCCGCGCCCGGCAGGAGCCGCCCGCGGTCGACCGGGACCAGTCCGACTGGAGCGACTGTTTCCGCCTGATCGGCGACGAGACGGTCGCCTCGCAGCTCGCGTACTGGGAGGAGGTGGCCGCCGGCACGGAGGCGTACGTCCGCGGCGTGCCCAGCCTCGACGACACCTTCCCGCTGCCGAAGGCACCCTGGTTCCCGCCGGACGACCGGGTCTCCGTCCGCTGGCTCTGCCTGCACCTGATCCGCGAGACGGCCCGGCACGCCGGCCACGCGGACATCATCCGCGAATCGCTCGACGGCGCCTCCGCCTGGGACCTGGTGGCCCGGGAACAGGAGGCCCGGTCCTGA
- a CDS encoding ATP-binding protein, whose product MLEPLRQGLPPLDPAAVSSAASCALPPRYEAVREARRFTRRTLDAWEIGDRFDDVCLVVSELVTNALRHALPADTPRQAEHDGPVRLHLMRWTGRLVCAVRDPSHDGPVARESDDFSAESGRGLFLVDSFSDGWGWHPLAGTLDGKVVWALFRLCPMTP is encoded by the coding sequence ATGCTCGAGCCGTTACGGCAGGGCCTTCCGCCACTGGACCCCGCGGCCGTGTCGAGCGCCGCCTCCTGCGCCCTGCCGCCTCGTTACGAGGCGGTGCGCGAGGCCCGCCGCTTCACCCGCCGGACGCTGGACGCCTGGGAGATCGGCGACCGTTTCGACGACGTGTGCCTGGTGGTCTCCGAACTCGTCACCAACGCCCTGCGGCACGCCCTGCCGGCCGACACCCCGCGCCAGGCCGAACACGACGGCCCGGTACGGCTGCACCTGATGCGCTGGACGGGCCGCCTGGTGTGCGCGGTGCGCGACCCGAGCCACGACGGCCCGGTCGCCCGCGAGAGCGACGACTTCTCGGCGGAGTCCGGCCGCGGCCTCTTCCTCGTCGACTCCTTCAGCGACGGCTGGGGCTGGCACCCGCTCGCGGGCACCCTCGACGGCAAGGTGGTCTGGGCGCTGTTCCGGCTCTGCCCGATGACACCCTGA
- a CDS encoding DUF4232 domain-containing protein: MRITGRTRAATTAVALAAMLLLTACDGGDTARTGTDTGAAGTVDRGGAACRTADMDVSVEASPAPAAGDTGTVTVILANAGATCVLDGFPSVTLATGDASARLAPAEAAAPRRLTLSADATASFTLTYVRGEAGAAGFAARSAEFALPGEEDTHRFPWTYGDVAPQAEGGEGPDVTVGAFQASGD, translated from the coding sequence ATGCGCATCACCGGCCGCACCCGCGCCGCCACCACCGCCGTCGCCCTCGCCGCGATGCTGCTGCTGACCGCCTGCGACGGGGGCGACACCGCACGGACCGGCACGGACACCGGCGCCGCCGGCACCGTGGACCGGGGCGGCGCGGCCTGCCGCACCGCCGACATGGACGTGAGCGTCGAGGCGAGCCCCGCCCCGGCCGCCGGCGACACCGGCACCGTCACCGTCATCCTCGCCAACGCGGGCGCAACCTGCGTCCTCGACGGCTTCCCGTCCGTCACCCTGGCCACCGGCGACGCCTCGGCGCGGCTCGCCCCGGCCGAGGCCGCCGCGCCCCGGCGGCTGACCCTCTCCGCGGACGCCACCGCCTCGTTCACCCTCACCTACGTACGGGGCGAGGCGGGCGCCGCCGGTTTCGCCGCCCGGAGCGCGGAGTTCGCCCTCCCCGGCGAGGAGGACACCCACCGCTTCCCCTGGACCTACGGCGACGTGGCCCCCCAGGCCGAGGGCGGAGAGGGCCCGGACGTGACGGTCGGGGCGTTCCAGGCGTCCGGCGACTGA
- a CDS encoding VTT domain-containing protein, translated as MTTLALGPEWLSPDYLIETFSLAGILLIVFAESGLFAFLPGDSLLFTAGLFVAQGQYISQPLWLVCTLIVIAAVLGDQVGYMIGKFFGPKLFNRPNSKLFKKENLEKAHEFMEKYGPKAIVLARFVPIVRTFAPIVAGAGRMKYHTFFTYNIIGGIAWGSGVTLAGYWLGQIDFIRANVEAILVLIVVLSVVPIIVEFLRERAKKKRAAAEEPAAGPQAPQYPVMDDATTQLRRVDAPQRPQPQHQHQPQHQPQHQQPYGGQGYGGQGGYGDPGHGGGNGYGNGGYGGTGNGYAAPGHGGQPGHGGQPGYGGQPGHGDQAGYGGQQYGNRPDPRQQPYDQRY; from the coding sequence GTGACCACGCTTGCGCTCGGCCCAGAGTGGCTGAGCCCTGACTATCTGATCGAGACCTTCAGCCTGGCCGGCATCCTGCTGATCGTCTTCGCCGAGTCCGGACTCTTCGCGTTCCTGCCCGGCGACTCCCTGCTGTTCACGGCGGGCCTGTTCGTCGCCCAGGGGCAGTACATCAGCCAGCCGCTGTGGCTGGTGTGCACGCTGATCGTGATCGCCGCCGTCCTGGGTGACCAAGTCGGTTACATGATCGGCAAGTTCTTCGGCCCGAAGCTCTTCAACCGTCCCAACTCCAAGCTCTTCAAAAAGGAGAACCTGGAGAAGGCCCACGAGTTCATGGAGAAGTACGGTCCCAAGGCGATCGTCCTGGCCCGCTTCGTGCCCATCGTCCGCACCTTCGCGCCCATCGTGGCGGGCGCCGGGCGGATGAAGTACCACACGTTCTTCACGTACAACATCATCGGCGGCATCGCCTGGGGCTCGGGCGTCACCCTCGCCGGTTACTGGCTCGGTCAGATCGATTTCATCCGGGCCAACGTCGAGGCGATCCTCGTCCTGATCGTCGTGCTCTCGGTCGTGCCGATCATCGTGGAGTTCCTGCGCGAGCGCGCGAAGAAGAAGCGCGCCGCCGCCGAGGAGCCCGCCGCCGGGCCGCAGGCCCCGCAGTACCCGGTGATGGACGACGCGACGACGCAGCTCCGCCGCGTGGACGCCCCCCAGCGTCCCCAGCCGCAGCACCAGCACCAGCCCCAGCACCAGCCCCAGCACCAGCAGCCGTACGGCGGCCAGGGGTACGGCGGCCAGGGCGGCTACGGCGACCCCGGCCACGGCGGCGGAAACGGCTACGGGAACGGCGGATACGGCGGCACCGGGAACGGCTACGCCGCACCGGGCCACGGCGGCCAGCCCGGCCACGGCGGTCAGCCCGGCTACGGTGGCCAGCCCGGCCACGGCGACCAGGCCGGCTACGGCGGGCAGCAGTACGGCAACCGGCCCGACCCCCGCCAGCAGCCCTACGACCAGCGCTACTGA
- a CDS encoding glutamate decarboxylase produces MPLHTGPLPRRDDHGDRRLSVNPFFGEADPVGGMTQAPPVHRLPDAPMPPATAYQLVHDELMLDGNARLNLATFVTTWMEPQARVLMGECRDKNMIDKDEYPRTAELERRCVAMLADLWNAPDPSAAVGCSTTGSSEACMLAGMALKRRWTRRNADRYPGVRPNLVMGVNVQVCWEKFCNFWEVEARQVPMEGERFHLDPEAAAALCDENTIGVVGILGSTFDGSYEPIADLCAALDALQERTGLDVPVHVDGASGAMVAPFLDEDLVWDFRLPRVASVNTSGHKYGLVYPGVGWALWRDADALPEELVFRVNYLGGDMPTFALNFSRPGAQVVAQYYSFLRLGREGYRAVQQTARDVAMKISGRVAEIGDFRLLTRGDQLPVFAFTTAGHVTAYDVFDVSRRLREGGWVVPAYTLPPHREDLSVLRVVCRNGFSEDLADLLVDDLERLLPDLRRQPHPLTRDKGAATGFHH; encoded by the coding sequence ATGCCACTGCACACCGGGCCGCTGCCGCGGCGGGACGACCACGGCGACCGGCGCCTGTCCGTGAACCCCTTCTTCGGCGAGGCCGACCCCGTCGGGGGCATGACGCAGGCACCGCCCGTCCATCGTCTGCCCGACGCGCCCATGCCGCCCGCCACCGCCTACCAGCTCGTCCACGACGAGCTGATGCTCGACGGGAACGCCCGGCTGAACCTGGCCACCTTCGTCACCACCTGGATGGAGCCGCAGGCCCGGGTGCTGATGGGTGAGTGCCGCGACAAGAACATGATCGACAAGGACGAGTACCCGCGCACCGCCGAGCTGGAGCGGCGCTGCGTGGCGATGCTCGCCGACCTGTGGAACGCTCCCGACCCGTCGGCGGCGGTGGGCTGCTCCACCACCGGGTCGAGCGAGGCGTGCATGCTCGCCGGGATGGCGCTCAAACGGCGCTGGACGCGGCGCAACGCCGACCGCTACCCCGGGGTCCGGCCCAACCTCGTCATGGGCGTGAACGTGCAGGTGTGCTGGGAGAAGTTCTGCAACTTCTGGGAGGTGGAGGCGCGGCAGGTGCCGATGGAGGGCGAGCGCTTCCACCTCGACCCCGAGGCCGCCGCGGCACTGTGCGACGAGAACACCATCGGTGTCGTCGGCATCCTCGGCTCCACCTTCGACGGCTCCTACGAGCCGATCGCCGACCTCTGCGCGGCCCTGGACGCCCTCCAGGAGCGGACCGGGCTGGACGTCCCGGTGCATGTCGACGGGGCCTCGGGCGCCATGGTCGCGCCGTTCCTCGACGAGGACCTGGTGTGGGACTTCCGGCTGCCGCGGGTCGCCTCGGTCAACACCTCCGGGCACAAGTACGGGCTGGTCTACCCGGGCGTCGGCTGGGCGCTGTGGCGCGACGCGGACGCCCTCCCCGAGGAACTGGTCTTCCGCGTGAACTACCTGGGCGGCGACATGCCGACCTTCGCGCTGAACTTCTCCCGGCCCGGCGCCCAGGTGGTCGCGCAGTACTACTCCTTCCTGCGGCTGGGCCGCGAGGGCTACCGGGCCGTGCAGCAGACCGCGCGGGACGTCGCGATGAAGATCTCCGGCCGGGTCGCGGAGATCGGCGACTTCCGGCTGCTCACCCGGGGCGACCAGTTGCCGGTCTTCGCCTTCACCACCGCCGGCCACGTGACGGCGTACGACGTCTTCGACGTCTCGCGGCGGCTGCGGGAGGGCGGCTGGGTGGTCCCCGCGTACACCCTGCCGCCGCACCGGGAGGACCTGTCCGTGCTGCGGGTGGTGTGCCGCAACGGCTTCTCCGAGGACCTCGCCGACCTCCTGGTGGACGACCTGGAACGGCTCCTGCCCGACCTCCGCCGCCAGCCGCACCCCCTGACCCGGGACAAGGGGGCGGCGACGGGGTTCCACCACTAG
- a CDS encoding aldehyde dehydrogenase family protein produces the protein MTSCFTDLAQQYIDGTWRPGNGSWDIIDFNPYDNEKLASITIATVEEVDEAYRAAERAQKRWAETNPYARRAVFEKALRLVEEREPEITEAIAAELGGTRLKAAFELHLAKEFLREAVHLALRPEGRIIPSPVDGKENRVYRVPVGVVGVISPFNFPFLLSLKSVAPALALGNGVVLKPHQNTPVVGGTLIAKIFEDAGLPGGLLNVVVTDIAEIGDAFLEHPVPKVISFTGSDKVGRHVATVCASLFKRSVLELGGNSALVVLDDADVDYAVDAAVFSRYVHQGQVCMAANRVLVDRAVADEFTEKFAAKVRSLKTGDPRDPETVIGPVINSSQADALACVVEQALAEGATAVVRGTTTDNLVEPSVLTGLPADSALLRQEVFGPVAFLVPFDGEEEAVRLVNDTPYGLSGAVHTADVERGVAFAKRIDAGMFHVNDGTVHDEPIVPFGGEKHSGVGRLNGDAMLDAFTTQKWISVQHGRSGFPF, from the coding sequence ATGACGTCCTGCTTCACCGACCTGGCCCAGCAGTACATCGACGGCACGTGGCGCCCGGGGAACGGTTCCTGGGACATCATCGACTTCAACCCGTACGACAACGAGAAGCTCGCCTCGATCACGATAGCCACCGTCGAGGAGGTCGACGAGGCGTACCGCGCGGCCGAACGCGCCCAGAAGCGGTGGGCCGAGACCAACCCCTACGCCCGCCGTGCCGTGTTCGAGAAGGCCCTGCGCCTGGTGGAGGAGCGGGAGCCGGAGATCACCGAGGCCATCGCGGCGGAACTCGGCGGCACGCGGCTGAAGGCCGCCTTCGAACTGCACCTCGCCAAGGAGTTCCTGCGCGAGGCCGTGCACCTCGCCCTGCGTCCCGAGGGCCGGATCATCCCCTCGCCGGTCGACGGCAAGGAGAACCGCGTCTACCGGGTGCCCGTCGGCGTCGTCGGCGTGATCAGCCCCTTCAACTTCCCCTTCCTCCTCTCGCTGAAGTCGGTCGCCCCCGCCCTCGCGCTCGGCAACGGCGTCGTCCTCAAGCCGCACCAGAACACGCCCGTGGTCGGCGGCACCCTGATCGCCAAGATCTTCGAGGACGCCGGCCTGCCGGGCGGCCTGCTCAACGTGGTCGTCACCGACATCGCGGAGATCGGCGACGCCTTCCTGGAGCACCCCGTGCCGAAGGTGATCTCCTTCACCGGCTCCGACAAGGTCGGCCGCCACGTCGCCACCGTCTGCGCCTCCCTCTTCAAGCGCTCCGTCCTCGAACTGGGCGGCAACAGCGCCCTGGTGGTCCTCGACGACGCCGACGTCGACTACGCGGTCGACGCCGCGGTCTTCAGCCGCTACGTCCACCAGGGCCAGGTCTGCATGGCCGCCAACCGCGTCCTGGTCGACCGGGCGGTCGCCGACGAGTTCACCGAGAAGTTCGCCGCCAAGGTGCGCTCCCTCAAGACCGGCGACCCGCGCGACCCGGAGACCGTGATCGGCCCGGTGATCAACTCCTCGCAGGCGGACGCCCTGGCCTGCGTCGTCGAGCAGGCCCTCGCCGAGGGGGCGACGGCGGTGGTGCGCGGCACGACCACGGACAACCTCGTCGAGCCCTCGGTACTCACCGGCCTCCCGGCCGATTCGGCGCTGCTGCGCCAGGAGGTCTTCGGCCCGGTCGCCTTCCTCGTCCCCTTCGACGGCGAGGAGGAGGCCGTCCGCCTGGTCAACGACACCCCGTACGGGCTGAGCGGTGCCGTGCACACGGCGGACGTCGAGCGCGGGGTGGCCTTCGCCAAGCGGATCGACGCCGGCATGTTCCACGTGAACGACGGCACCGTGCACGACGAGCCGATCGTGCCCTTCGGCGGGGAGAAGCACTCCGGCGTCGGCCGGCTCAACGGCGACGCCATGCTGGACGCGTTCACCACCCAGAAGTGGATCTCGGTGCAGCACGGGCGCAGCGGCTTCCCCTTCTGA
- a CDS encoding helix-turn-helix transcriptional regulator → MLLGSQLRRLREARGITREAAGYSIRASESKISRMELGRVSFKTRDVEDLLTLYGITDEQERASLLSLAREANVAGWWHSYSDVLPNWFPTYVGLEGAASLIRVYEVQFVHGLLQTEEYARAVVSRGMRDADEADVERRVALRLERQKHLVDEAAPEFHIVLDEAALRRPYGGRDVMRGQLQHLIDMSERPHVRLQVMPFGFGGHSGESGAFTILSFPESDLSDVVYLEQLTSALYLDKREDVAQYETAIRELQKDSPSPAESRDLLRGLLQLA, encoded by the coding sequence ATGCTGCTCGGATCACAACTCAGGCGGCTGCGGGAGGCGCGGGGGATCACCCGCGAGGCCGCGGGGTACTCGATCCGCGCCTCCGAGTCGAAGATCAGCCGGATGGAACTGGGCCGGGTGAGCTTCAAGACGCGGGACGTCGAGGACCTGCTGACCCTCTACGGGATCACGGACGAACAGGAGCGCGCCTCCCTGCTGTCCCTGGCCCGGGAGGCCAACGTCGCGGGCTGGTGGCACAGTTACTCCGACGTGCTGCCGAACTGGTTCCCCACCTACGTGGGACTGGAGGGCGCCGCCTCCCTGATCCGGGTGTACGAGGTGCAGTTCGTCCACGGACTGCTGCAGACCGAGGAGTACGCCCGTGCCGTGGTCTCGCGCGGCATGCGGGACGCCGACGAGGCCGACGTGGAGCGCCGCGTGGCGCTGCGCCTGGAACGGCAGAAACACCTGGTGGACGAGGCCGCGCCCGAGTTCCACATCGTCCTCGACGAGGCCGCGCTGCGCCGCCCCTACGGGGGCCGGGACGTGATGCGCGGGCAGCTCCAGCACCTGATCGACATGTCCGAGCGGCCCCATGTCCGGTTGCAGGTCATGCCGTTCGGCTTCGGCGGCCACTCCGGGGAGAGCGGCGCCTTCACCATCCTCAGCTTCCCCGAGTCCGACCTCTCCGACGTCGTCTACCTGGAGCAGCTCACCAGCGCCCTCTACCTGGACAAGCGCGAGGACGTGGCCCAGTACGAGACGGCGATCCGGGAGCTCCAGAAGGACAGCCCCTCGCCCGCGGAGAGCCGCGACCTTCTGCGCGGACTCCTCCAACTCGCCTGA
- a CDS encoding threonine/serine exporter family protein: protein MTDAEDRKPQSDEARSGFRPPAGVAAPAENEASTTSEFEIPEGLAVARPAGAEAETTSEFSLPEGLDVPPAPPEAEGSAFSAPSTYSAWNAPPAFTPAGGIPALTGDVPWQDRMRAMLRMPVAERPAPETVQRHDETGPAVPRVLDLTLRIGELLLAGGEGAEDVEAAMFAVCRSYGLDRCEPNVTFTLLSISHQPSLVDDPVTASRTVRRRGTDYTRLAAVFQLVDDLSDPEAQISLEEAYRRLAEIRRNRHPYPGWVLTAATGLLAGAASLLVGGDLIVFFAALVGAMLGDRLAWLCAGRGLPEFYQFSVAAMPPAALGVALNLAHVDAKASAVITGGLFALLPGRALVAGVQDGLTGFYITASARLLEVMYFFVSIVAGVLVVLYFGVQVGAKLNPDVALGTGEQPAVQILAAMMLSLAFAVLLQQERGTVLAVTLNGGVAWCVYGAMHVVGDISPVASTAAAAGLVGLFGQLMSRYRFASALPYTTAAIGPLLPGSATYFGLLAIAQNEVDRGLVSLSKAVALALAIAIGVNLGGEISRLFLRLPGAASAAGRRAAKRTRGF from the coding sequence GTGACGGATGCGGAGGACCGCAAGCCGCAGTCGGATGAGGCCCGCAGTGGTTTCCGGCCGCCGGCCGGGGTCGCGGCGCCGGCCGAGAACGAGGCGTCGACGACGTCCGAGTTCGAGATCCCCGAGGGCCTGGCCGTCGCCCGGCCGGCCGGGGCGGAGGCCGAGACGACCTCGGAGTTCTCCCTGCCGGAAGGGCTGGACGTGCCGCCGGCGCCCCCGGAGGCGGAGGGCTCGGCGTTCTCCGCGCCGAGCACCTACAGCGCCTGGAACGCCCCGCCGGCCTTCACCCCGGCGGGCGGCATACCGGCCCTGACCGGGGACGTGCCCTGGCAGGACCGGATGCGGGCGATGCTGCGCATGCCGGTGGCCGAGCGGCCCGCGCCGGAGACGGTCCAGCGGCACGACGAGACCGGGCCCGCGGTCCCCCGTGTGCTCGACCTCACGCTGCGCATCGGCGAGCTGCTGCTCGCGGGCGGCGAGGGCGCCGAGGACGTGGAGGCCGCCATGTTCGCGGTCTGCCGCTCCTACGGCCTGGACCGCTGCGAGCCGAACGTCACCTTCACCCTGCTGTCGATCTCGCACCAGCCGTCGCTGGTGGACGACCCGGTGACGGCCTCGCGGACGGTGCGCCGCCGGGGCACCGACTACACGCGGCTCGCGGCCGTGTTCCAGCTCGTCGACGACCTCAGCGACCCCGAGGCGCAGATCTCCCTGGAGGAGGCGTACCGGCGGCTCGCGGAGATCCGCCGCAACCGGCACCCGTACCCCGGGTGGGTGCTGACGGCGGCGACCGGTCTGCTGGCGGGCGCGGCCTCGCTGCTGGTCGGCGGTGACCTGATCGTGTTCTTCGCCGCGCTGGTCGGCGCGATGCTGGGCGACCGGCTCGCCTGGCTGTGCGCGGGGCGCGGGCTGCCGGAGTTCTACCAGTTCTCGGTGGCCGCGATGCCGCCGGCCGCGCTCGGCGTCGCGCTGAACCTGGCGCACGTCGACGCGAAGGCGTCCGCGGTGATCACCGGTGGGCTCTTCGCGCTGCTGCCCGGACGGGCACTGGTGGCGGGGGTGCAGGACGGTCTGACCGGCTTCTACATCACCGCGTCGGCACGGCTGCTGGAGGTCATGTACTTCTTCGTCAGCATCGTCGCCGGGGTGCTGGTGGTGCTGTACTTCGGGGTCCAGGTGGGCGCCAAGCTCAACCCGGACGTCGCCCTCGGCACGGGTGAGCAGCCGGCGGTGCAGATCCTCGCCGCGATGATGCTGTCGCTGGCCTTCGCGGTCCTGCTCCAGCAGGAGCGGGGCACGGTGCTGGCGGTGACCCTCAACGGGGGTGTCGCCTGGTGCGTGTACGGGGCGATGCACGTGGTGGGCGACATCTCGCCGGTGGCGTCGACGGCCGCCGCGGCGGGGCTGGTGGGGCTCTTCGGGCAGCTCATGTCCCGGTACCGGTTCGCCTCGGCGCTGCCCTACACGACGGCGGCGATCGGGCCGCTGCTGCCCGGTTCGGCGACGTACTTCGGTCTGCTGGCGATCGCGCAGAACGAGGTGGACCGGGGGCTGGTGTCGCTGTCGAAGGCGGTGGCGCTGGCCCTGGCCATCGCCATCGGGGTGAACCTCGGCGGGGAGATCTCCCGGCTCTTCCTGCGGCTGCCGGGGGCCGCGAGCGCCGCCGGGCGCCGGGCGGCGAAGCGGACCCGCGGCTTCTGA
- a CDS encoding DUF397 domain-containing protein, whose protein sequence is MDHDVYDAEDASAVYNGMAATRLSDVVWQKSRHSNSQGSCVEFARLPDGGVAVRNSRFPDGPALVYTRAEIEAMLLGVKDGEFDHLVAS, encoded by the coding sequence GTGGACCACGACGTGTACGACGCTGAGGACGCGTCCGCCGTGTACAACGGCATGGCCGCCACACGGCTGTCCGACGTGGTGTGGCAGAAGAGCCGGCACAGCAACTCGCAGGGTTCCTGCGTGGAGTTCGCGCGGTTGCCGGACGGGGGCGTCGCGGTGCGCAACTCCCGCTTCCCGGACGGCCCCGCGCTCGTCTACACCCGGGCCGAGATCGAGGCCATGCTGCTCGGGGTGAAGGACGGCGAGTTCGACCACCTGGTGGCGAGCTGA
- a CDS encoding MerR family transcriptional regulator, translating into MHYSVGQVAGFAAVTVRTLHHYDAIGLLVPSERSHAGHRRYGDADLDRLQQILFYRELGFPLDEVAALLDDPDVDPRVHLRRRHDLLTARIEQLRKMAAAVERALEARKMGIDLTPEERFEVFGDQDPGRYADEAEERWGGTEAYAESRRRTARYTKEDWKRAQAQVDDWNGRYAALVAAGEPAAGERAMDLAEEHRRHIGRWYYPCSYEMHTCLGDMYVADERFTAYYDALGAGVAEHLRAAIHANAARDRT; encoded by the coding sequence GTGCACTACTCCGTGGGACAGGTCGCCGGCTTCGCCGCCGTGACGGTGCGCACCCTGCACCACTACGACGCCATCGGTCTGCTCGTGCCGAGCGAGCGCAGCCACGCCGGGCACCGGCGGTACGGCGACGCCGACCTCGACCGGCTCCAGCAGATCCTGTTCTACCGGGAGCTGGGCTTCCCGCTCGACGAGGTCGCCGCCCTGCTCGACGATCCGGACGTGGACCCGCGGGTGCACCTGCGCCGCAGGCACGACCTGCTCACCGCCCGGATCGAGCAGCTCCGGAAGATGGCGGCGGCCGTGGAACGCGCCTTGGAGGCACGCAAGATGGGCATCGATCTCACACCGGAGGAACGCTTCGAGGTGTTCGGGGACCAGGACCCCGGACGGTACGCCGACGAGGCGGAGGAACGCTGGGGCGGCACCGAGGCGTACGCCGAGTCGCGGCGGCGCACGGCCCGCTACACCAAGGAGGACTGGAAGCGCGCCCAGGCCCAGGTGGACGACTGGAACGGGCGGTACGCGGCCCTTGTGGCCGCGGGCGAGCCGGCGGCCGGGGAGCGCGCCATGGACCTGGCCGAGGAGCACCGCCGGCACATCGGCCGGTGGTATTACCCGTGCTCGTACGAGATGCACACCTGCCTCGGCGACATGTACGTGGCCGACGAGCGCTTCACGGCGTACTACGACGCCCTGGGCGCGGGCGTCGCCGAGCACCTGCGCGCGGCCATCCACGCCAACGCGGCCCGTGACCGCACGTGA